The following are from one region of the Alkalimarinus sediminis genome:
- a CDS encoding 16S rRNA (uracil(1498)-N(3))-methyltransferase: protein MNIALLFEEDLISTDTAVLTDRRLRHLQQVRDIKLGDQISVGQVNGLLGEATITELAPDSAKLSISWSKQPPAPLPVTLIIALPRPKMVKRIIQTVTTMGVKQLYFINSYKVEKSFWQSPWLTEAKLLENVVLGLEQAMDTQLPTIHLRKRFKPFVEDELPEIAKDSLRLVAHPSNNQNCPIQVEQQTTLAIGPEGGFIPYEVEKLESCGFTPVSLGDRILRTETAVPVLLSKLF from the coding sequence ATGAATATCGCGCTGCTTTTTGAAGAGGACCTAATCTCAACAGACACGGCTGTCTTAACCGACCGTCGCCTTCGTCATTTACAGCAAGTGCGTGATATCAAACTAGGAGATCAGATCTCAGTCGGACAAGTAAATGGCTTGCTGGGAGAAGCAACCATCACCGAACTCGCACCCGATTCCGCAAAGCTCAGTATATCGTGGAGCAAACAACCTCCAGCACCACTCCCAGTAACATTAATCATTGCCCTGCCTCGCCCTAAGATGGTTAAGCGAATTATTCAAACCGTCACAACAATGGGAGTTAAACAGCTCTACTTTATAAACTCCTATAAGGTCGAGAAGAGTTTTTGGCAATCACCCTGGCTAACTGAGGCAAAATTACTAGAGAACGTTGTCTTAGGGCTTGAGCAAGCGATGGATACACAACTACCGACCATTCACCTTAGAAAACGGTTCAAACCGTTTGTTGAAGATGAACTACCAGAAATAGCTAAAGATTCGCTTCGCCTGGTTGCTCACCCATCAAATAACCAGAACTGTCCAATACAAGTAGAACAACAAACTACACTTGCCATCGGCCCAGAAGGAGGGTTTATTCCCTATGAGGTCGAAAAGTTAGAGTCTTGCGGATTCACCCCTGTTAGCTTGGGAGACCGTATACTCAGAACAGAAACGGCAGTTCCTGTTCTTCTTTCAAAACTGTTCTAG
- a CDS encoding metallophosphoesterase — protein sequence MSIRIALASDLHIELSRGPVPIPALPADADVIVLAGDITNRYHKTKNQFEQTFAAFRRKYKQPILFIPGNHEYYGSHFQTLNQELPDICQQFDITLLQMGYVDIKGVRFFGCTLWSDFLLHGEEEMPWAIQAAQRRLADYRAIDFDDDLIQAINTRELFKEHFKWLKNALDECPSGLKKVICTHFGPDKNCISPEFEGDELNPYFVNNLTDFILDQTPDMWLFGHTHFNVDYPIGKTRIVSNQLGYQREKTEFNPELCLTI from the coding sequence ATGAGTATTCGTATAGCCCTAGCCTCTGACCTACATATTGAACTCAGCCGAGGCCCGGTACCTATTCCCGCACTACCAGCTGACGCTGATGTTATTGTATTGGCCGGCGATATCACCAACCGTTACCACAAGACAAAAAATCAGTTCGAACAGACCTTCGCAGCCTTTAGGCGTAAGTACAAACAACCGATTCTATTTATCCCTGGTAATCATGAGTACTATGGCAGTCACTTTCAAACCCTCAACCAAGAACTGCCTGATATCTGCCAGCAGTTCGATATTACACTGCTACAGATGGGGTATGTCGACATCAAGGGAGTGCGTTTTTTTGGCTGCACCCTTTGGAGTGATTTTCTGCTTCATGGCGAAGAAGAGATGCCTTGGGCAATTCAGGCTGCACAGAGACGACTAGCCGACTACCGAGCAATAGATTTTGATGATGATTTGATACAAGCGATCAATACCCGAGAACTATTTAAAGAGCATTTTAAATGGCTCAAAAACGCTCTCGACGAATGCCCTAGCGGTTTGAAAAAGGTTATCTGCACCCACTTTGGCCCCGATAAAAACTGCATCAGCCCAGAGTTCGAAGGGGATGAACTCAACCCTTATTTTGTAAATAACTTAACTGATTTTATCTTAGATCAAACGCCTGATATGTGGTTATTTGGTCACACTCACTTCAACGTCGACTACCCAATTGGCAAGACGCGAATAGTATCTAACCAGCTCGGTTATCAGCGAGAGAAAACTGAGTTTAATCCTGAACTTTGTTTGACGATCTAG
- a CDS encoding UbiH/UbiF/VisC/COQ6 family ubiquinone biosynthesis hydroxylase, whose amino-acid sequence MSEIKHSYDIVIVGGGMVGATLACALAKTTYRVAVVESQSLERLLKTGAPGDNTQADDNCPGHPVDQYDPRVSALTVASQTFLDNLGVWSRILAKRVSPYQEMKVWDGDGTASIEFSAAELYQPALGHIVENSVTIASLYEQLQSDNKITLLTGERINQVELTGDSPALLLESGIHINASLVVAADGANSLIRKVSGLPTREWDYQHHAIVATVKTEKYHEKTAWQRFMGTGPLAFLPLASPSTENSHYSSIVWSAIPERAKELMSLSDEDFCKELGRSFEYRLGNIEAVSKRYSFPLRQRHAKQYVTANIALVGDAAHTIHPLAGQGVNLGLQDVAVLADELIKGSRRELAANDALMLKRYQRRRMGPNLAMMGLMEGFKQLFSEDSLSVRLLRNTGMRWLNGQTFLKNQVVSQAMGIDAKVPEI is encoded by the coding sequence ATGAGCGAGATAAAACACTCTTACGATATTGTCATAGTGGGCGGTGGAATGGTTGGCGCAACACTCGCCTGTGCGCTTGCAAAAACTACTTATCGAGTTGCAGTGGTTGAAAGCCAATCGCTAGAGCGCCTGTTGAAGACTGGTGCCCCTGGTGACAATACCCAAGCTGATGATAATTGCCCAGGGCATCCAGTTGATCAATATGACCCAAGGGTGAGTGCACTGACGGTTGCCTCTCAAACATTTCTAGATAACTTAGGCGTATGGTCGAGAATTTTGGCTAAACGAGTGAGTCCTTACCAAGAGATGAAAGTGTGGGATGGCGATGGCACTGCAAGTATCGAGTTCTCAGCTGCTGAATTATACCAACCGGCTCTAGGGCATATTGTCGAGAATAGTGTCACGATTGCATCATTGTATGAGCAGTTGCAGAGCGATAATAAAATCACGTTGTTAACCGGAGAGCGAATCAATCAGGTTGAATTAACCGGTGACTCTCCTGCTTTGCTACTAGAAAGTGGCATTCATATTAATGCCTCATTGGTGGTGGCTGCTGATGGTGCTAATTCACTGATTCGAAAAGTCTCTGGGTTACCGACTCGCGAGTGGGATTATCAGCATCATGCGATAGTGGCTACGGTGAAGACTGAAAAGTACCATGAGAAAACAGCTTGGCAACGATTTATGGGCACAGGACCATTGGCGTTTCTGCCGTTAGCATCCCCTAGTACTGAAAATTCCCATTACTCGTCTATTGTATGGTCCGCCATTCCTGAGCGCGCTAAAGAATTGATGTCGCTCAGTGATGAAGACTTCTGTAAAGAGTTAGGGCGTAGTTTTGAATACCGTTTAGGAAATATCGAAGCAGTTTCCAAACGCTATAGCTTCCCACTGAGACAGCGCCACGCCAAACAGTATGTAACTGCCAATATCGCTTTAGTGGGTGATGCAGCACACACCATTCACCCCCTAGCAGGGCAAGGCGTCAATCTTGGATTGCAAGATGTCGCAGTGCTAGCCGATGAACTAATTAAAGGTTCTCGTAGAGAGTTAGCGGCAAATGATGCGCTGATGCTAAAACGCTATCAGAGACGTCGAATGGGTCCAAACCTAGCTATGATGGGGTTAATGGAAGGCTTTAAACAGCTATTCTCAGAAGACTCTTTGTCTGTTCGGTTACTAAGAAATACAGGGATGCGTTGGTTAAATGGCCAGACTTTCTTAAAGAATCAAGTTGTCTCTCAGGCGATGGGAATTGATGCAAAGGTACCTGAAATTTAG
- the ubiH gene encoding 2-octaprenyl-6-methoxyphenyl hydroxylase, whose amino-acid sequence MNSHYDVVIIGGGMVGASLAVALKNTKLNIAVIEPYPISSGEIEREEKLYQPSYDARSTALSWGSRLIYQQLGLWQKLSLHATPIKKIHVSDRGRFGATRLDADSYRVEALGYVVPNEWIGKTLVSGLNSHGNIDFICPAKVEGITRTESATCITLSKRNDETGDYDLAEETVTADLVVIADGGRSETCQKLGIEMQTHSYGQHALVTNVTTSKHHGYEAFERFTESGPMAMLPLGAADNSAKNTALNPTDSRCALVWTLPEDQVEDVMAMSDSEFMALLQDRFGYRLGQIEQVGVRHHYPLKLSQSAEQVRAGIVVVGNAAHALHPVAGQGYNLALRGVLSLAELIVKAANQDEPIGSLTVLQRYIEDRYVDQDKTILFSDKITRLFGDTNTGVGLLRDMGLIGLDILPGAKRFFARQAMGLGGSEAKIL is encoded by the coding sequence ATGAATAGTCACTATGACGTAGTCATTATCGGCGGAGGTATGGTAGGTGCCAGTTTGGCTGTGGCACTGAAAAACACCAAGCTGAATATCGCAGTTATTGAGCCTTACCCCATCTCTAGTGGTGAGATCGAACGTGAAGAGAAGCTCTATCAGCCAAGTTATGACGCTCGCTCTACGGCTCTTTCATGGGGGAGTCGTCTGATCTATCAGCAGTTGGGGCTTTGGCAGAAACTATCACTGCATGCTACGCCGATCAAGAAAATACATGTTTCAGACCGAGGGCGTTTTGGTGCAACCAGGCTAGATGCAGACAGCTATCGTGTTGAAGCACTGGGTTATGTCGTGCCTAATGAGTGGATTGGCAAGACGTTGGTTAGCGGGCTTAACTCTCATGGTAATATCGATTTTATCTGTCCTGCTAAGGTTGAAGGTATTACCCGCACTGAGTCGGCTACCTGTATCACCCTCTCTAAGCGCAATGATGAGACGGGTGATTATGATTTAGCAGAAGAAACCGTTACGGCAGATTTAGTGGTGATTGCCGATGGTGGGCGCTCAGAGACCTGTCAAAAGCTAGGGATTGAGATGCAAACCCACTCCTATGGACAGCATGCCTTGGTTACCAATGTAACCACTTCAAAGCATCATGGTTACGAGGCCTTTGAGCGTTTCACCGAGAGTGGCCCTATGGCCATGCTGCCGTTGGGGGCTGCCGATAACTCTGCCAAAAATACAGCTCTCAACCCTACAGATAGCCGCTGTGCACTGGTTTGGACGCTACCTGAAGATCAGGTTGAAGATGTTATGGCGATGTCAGATAGTGAGTTTATGGCACTGCTGCAAGATCGCTTTGGCTATCGGCTCGGTCAAATAGAACAAGTAGGGGTCAGGCACCATTACCCATTGAAATTATCCCAATCTGCTGAGCAAGTGCGTGCTGGGATTGTGGTTGTTGGTAATGCTGCGCATGCGTTGCATCCTGTTGCAGGGCAGGGTTATAACTTAGCGCTTCGAGGTGTACTATCGTTGGCCGAGTTGATAGTAAAAGCAGCTAACCAAGATGAGCCCATTGGCTCGTTGACGGTATTGCAACGTTATATTGAAGATCGTTATGTTGATCAGGATAAAACCATCCTGTTTAGCGATAAGATAACTCGGTTGTTTGGCGATACAAATACAGGTGTTGGCCTACTAAGAGATATGGGCTTAATAGGGTTGGATATTTTACCAGGCGCCAAGCGTTTTTTTGCGCGGCAAGCGATGGGGTTAGGCGGATCAGAGGCCAAAATTTTATAA
- the pepP gene encoding Xaa-Pro aminopeptidase — MGISLKEFSKRRKNLIEQMGGSSIAILPAAPVKSRNRDVDYIFRQSSDFHYLTGFPEPDAVLVLIPGREHGESVLFCKERDIEKELWDGVITGPERAPEMYGVDDAFPIGDIDDILPGMIEGTEKVFYSMGLDAQFDSRLMEWINVIRSKVRSGAHPPGEFVALEHFLHDMRLFKSAAEIKVMTKAAEVSAEAHKRAMQKCLPGQYEYQLEAEMTHTFMDAGSRSAAYPSIVGGGDNGCILHYIENNAKLKDGDLVLIDAGCELDCYASDITRTFPVNGRFSAEQRALYQTVLNAQKAALAEVKPGNHWNHPHEAAVRAIVEGLVEHGLLKGDVDTLIEEESYKPFYMHRTGHWLGMDVHDVGEYKVGGEWRVLEPGMALTVEPGLYVAPNNEEVESRWRGIGIRIEDDVVVTKSGHQILSEGAPKEIEDIEALMNHRA; from the coding sequence ATGGGTATCTCGCTTAAAGAGTTTTCCAAAAGACGAAAAAATCTCATTGAACAGATGGGAGGCAGCAGTATTGCGATCTTACCTGCCGCACCTGTGAAATCTCGTAACCGAGATGTGGATTATATCTTTCGGCAAAGTAGTGACTTTCATTACCTTACCGGCTTCCCTGAGCCTGACGCAGTGTTGGTGCTGATTCCTGGTCGTGAACATGGTGAAAGTGTACTTTTCTGTAAAGAAAGGGATATTGAAAAGGAACTGTGGGATGGCGTGATTACCGGGCCCGAGCGGGCACCAGAGATGTATGGTGTTGATGATGCGTTTCCGATTGGAGATATAGACGATATCTTACCCGGTATGATTGAAGGGACCGAAAAGGTCTTTTACTCGATGGGGCTTGATGCTCAATTTGATAGCAGACTCATGGAGTGGATTAACGTTATTCGCAGTAAAGTAAGGAGTGGTGCGCACCCTCCGGGTGAGTTTGTTGCACTTGAGCACTTCTTGCATGACATGCGGCTGTTCAAGAGTGCCGCAGAAATTAAAGTCATGACTAAAGCGGCAGAGGTCAGTGCCGAGGCTCACAAACGTGCTATGCAAAAATGTCTGCCAGGGCAGTATGAGTATCAGTTAGAAGCTGAAATGACGCATACCTTTATGGATGCAGGAAGCCGGTCGGCAGCATATCCCTCTATTGTGGGAGGAGGAGATAACGGCTGTATACTGCACTACATAGAAAACAATGCAAAACTGAAAGACGGCGACCTGGTACTGATTGATGCAGGCTGTGAACTGGATTGTTATGCCTCCGATATTACCCGTACATTTCCAGTTAATGGCAGGTTTTCTGCTGAGCAGAGAGCACTCTATCAAACGGTGTTAAATGCACAAAAAGCAGCATTGGCCGAAGTGAAGCCAGGTAATCATTGGAATCACCCACATGAAGCCGCAGTTAGGGCGATTGTTGAAGGTTTGGTGGAGCATGGTTTGTTAAAAGGGGATGTTGATACTCTTATCGAAGAGGAGAGCTATAAGCCTTTTTATATGCATAGAACCGGCCATTGGCTAGGGATGGATGTACACGATGTAGGCGAGTATAAAGTCGGTGGCGAGTGGCGAGTGCTAGAACCAGGTATGGCGCTGACCGTTGAGCCAGGCTTATATGTAGCGCCCAATAATGAAGAGGTAGAATCTCGTTGGCGCGGTATTGGTATTCGCATCGAGGATGATGTGGTAGTGACTAAGAGTGGTCATCAGATACTGTCTGAAGGTGCGCCTAAAGAAATTGAAGATATCGAAGCGTTGATGAATCATCGTGCTTGA
- a CDS encoding UPF0149 family protein — MTDFNVEQESDFDWLANFYASQGAINHPSELHGLLIGRLSGGERLNADEWLKLVVEHMGLEQLVQDEKSERALTNLVDLYSNNVQQLEDLAMGFSLVLPDDEFILNQRVEALGMWVRGFLEGLALSAQGQLQSADKDIQELLRDLVAISQIDDQAEDSEEGEKEINEIIEYVRIGVVTVFSEFNGEEAPEESQDKTLH; from the coding sequence ATGACTGATTTTAACGTTGAACAAGAGTCTGACTTTGACTGGTTGGCCAATTTTTATGCGAGCCAAGGGGCGATCAACCATCCCAGTGAGCTACATGGTTTATTGATTGGTCGATTGTCGGGTGGTGAAAGGTTGAATGCCGATGAGTGGCTCAAACTGGTTGTTGAGCATATGGGGCTAGAGCAATTGGTACAGGATGAAAAAAGTGAGCGAGCACTTACTAATCTGGTTGACCTTTATAGCAATAACGTTCAGCAGCTAGAAGATTTGGCTATGGGGTTCAGCTTGGTGTTACCCGATGACGAGTTTATTCTAAATCAGCGGGTTGAAGCGTTAGGTATGTGGGTGCGAGGGTTTCTTGAAGGGTTAGCGCTGTCTGCTCAGGGGCAGCTTCAATCAGCCGATAAAGATATTCAAGAACTGTTGCGAGATTTGGTGGCGATCTCCCAAATAGATGATCAGGCCGAAGATAGTGAAGAGGGCGAAAAAGAGATCAATGAAATTATTGAATATGTCAGAATCGGCGTAGTAACGGTTTTTTCTGAGTTTAATGGTGAAGAAGCGCCTGAAGAGAGCCAAGATAAAACACTGCATTAA
- a CDS encoding TIGR02449 family protein: MAEANLEVLSEKIDRLIKYCAQLESDNSALRELQEDWHQERSQLMQKNDLARNKIEAMIGRLKALEQH, from the coding sequence ATGGCTGAAGCCAATCTTGAAGTACTGTCAGAGAAAATTGATCGACTTATAAAATATTGTGCGCAGTTAGAAAGCGACAATTCAGCTCTTCGTGAGTTACAAGAAGACTGGCACCAAGAACGATCTCAACTAATGCAGAAGAACGATTTGGCACGCAATAAAATAGAAGCCATGATTGGTCGTCTTAAAGCGCTGGAGCAACATTGA
- a CDS encoding cell division protein ZapA — MPESNTVEVKILDKEYLIACPDEARPQLESAAKHLDSKMREIRNTGKVHGTERIAVMAALNITHDLQQGSQLSEDTHKVIQDLDQKLDAALAKA, encoded by the coding sequence ATGCCCGAAAGTAATACCGTTGAAGTTAAAATACTGGATAAAGAGTATTTAATCGCCTGCCCTGACGAAGCTCGGCCTCAGCTAGAGAGTGCTGCCAAGCACCTAGATAGTAAAATGCGAGAAATCAGAAATACCGGCAAAGTACACGGCACCGAACGCATTGCAGTGATGGCCGCACTTAATATAACCCACGACCTGCAACAAGGGTCACAATTGTCAGAAGACACCCATAAAGTAATTCAAGACCTTGACCAAAAGTTAGACGCAGCCTTGGCGAAGGCATAG
- a CDS encoding 5-formyltetrahydrofolate cyclo-ligase codes for MDNHPSSNSIFDKPSLRREMRRKRRALSPRQQKQAAQKLKSTLTLSPLFNRSKHTAIYLPNDGEIDPTRFISMLWKSKKRCYLPVLHPTKKNCLWFYHYTPKTILKKNRFGIPEPSIKNKTRISPWALNLVLFPLVAFDKQGGRLGMGGGFYDRTFEFTRTRKLGEMGTRTQLYGLAHHFQKVEALPVERWDVPLHGIATEKQLFFTRQKQH; via the coding sequence ATGGATAACCATCCTAGCTCGAATAGCATTTTTGATAAACCCTCCCTCAGACGTGAAATGCGCAGAAAGAGACGCGCGCTATCGCCACGTCAACAGAAGCAAGCCGCACAAAAACTAAAGTCTACACTGACCCTTAGTCCGCTTTTTAACCGCAGCAAACATACTGCTATCTATTTACCTAATGATGGTGAAATAGACCCTACGCGGTTTATCTCGATGCTATGGAAAAGTAAAAAGCGTTGTTATCTACCGGTGCTCCATCCAACTAAAAAGAACTGTCTTTGGTTTTATCATTACACGCCAAAAACCATACTCAAAAAAAATAGATTTGGCATTCCTGAACCCTCGATCAAAAACAAAACTAGAATTTCACCCTGGGCTCTAAACTTAGTACTTTTTCCATTAGTGGCATTTGATAAGCAAGGTGGAAGGCTAGGCATGGGAGGCGGATTTTATGATCGTACGTTTGAGTTTACACGAACTCGCAAACTGGGAGAAATGGGTACCAGAACCCAACTTTATGGACTAGCACATCACTTTCAAAAGGTAGAGGCACTACCCGTAGAGCGGTGGGATGTTCCACTACACGGCATCGCTACTGAGAAACAGCTGTTTTTTACCAGACAGAAACAACATTAA
- a CDS encoding YoaK family protein, with amino-acid sequence MISKLPNWVEYGAFVLALVAGCINAIGVLGFEHQAVSHLSGTATLLATSALGDSLQTTLHLAGILLSFFLGASLSGFLLHGSTLKLGRHYDTTLVIESLLILLAYYLLSQGSFYGHFAASASCGLQNALVTTYSGAIIRTTHLTGIFTDLGIMFGSILRGETFDKRKALLFSIIISGFIVGGVLGAYLFRIFEFKALLAPVAICLALAGGYRLYAMRYSAQT; translated from the coding sequence TTGATCTCCAAGCTTCCGAATTGGGTTGAGTATGGTGCATTTGTCTTAGCCCTTGTTGCCGGCTGTATCAATGCTATCGGTGTATTGGGTTTTGAGCATCAGGCTGTTTCACACCTTTCGGGAACAGCCACGTTATTAGCGACCAGTGCTCTTGGAGATTCACTTCAGACCACTCTGCATTTAGCAGGCATACTCCTCTCGTTCTTTTTGGGGGCGTCTCTATCGGGGTTTCTCCTTCATGGCAGCACCCTAAAGCTAGGGCGTCACTACGATACGACACTGGTGATTGAGTCTCTGTTGATATTGCTGGCCTACTATCTCTTATCACAAGGTTCATTCTATGGCCACTTCGCTGCATCGGCATCCTGTGGACTGCAAAATGCATTAGTGACTACCTATAGTGGAGCGATTATACGCACAACCCATTTAACTGGTATTTTCACTGATTTAGGCATTATGTTTGGTTCTATTCTAAGGGGCGAAACATTTGATAAACGAAAAGCGCTTCTTTTTTCTATTATTATTTCGGGTTTTATCGTGGGAGGTGTTTTGGGAGCCTATCTATTCCGCATATTTGAATTTAAGGCACTATTAGCCCCTGTTGCAATTTGCTTGGCATTAGCGGGTGGTTATCGTCTATATGCAATGCGTTATAGTGCACAAACATAG